A window from Solanum stenotomum isolate F172 chromosome 5, ASM1918654v1, whole genome shotgun sequence encodes these proteins:
- the LOC125866173 gene encoding uncharacterized protein LOC125866173 yields the protein MTVSEYEARFHELSRHAAMILPTEEERVRCFVRGLRLQLRIETQSLVSAGRSFLDVVDHARTIEQLRREAQGGSGKRPRQEDSYDRRRFRPRGSYDRSQQRFQSGQSSSPFQAALQASEGDQHRHIGFSAGPSRGRDSSQMGSSGRGSRPPALSRQFQGCYECGGLDHWARECPHRRLALPAPQAARHAPAPPARGRGQGQDRRGGHQGIRGGPRGGRLGGRVDAQGRGVQAHFYAAPARADAETSDDVITGPSTSSQR from the exons atgacagtatcagagtatgaggcccgattccacgagctctccaggcatgccgccatgatattacctactgaggaggagagggttcgttgttttgttcggggtttgagactacagttgcggattgagactcagtctttagtctcagcgggccgctcatttctagatgtagtggaccatgcccgcactatcgagcagctccgtcgcgaggcccaagggggcagcggcaAGAGACCTAGACAGGAGGATAGCTATGATAGGCGCCGTTTCAGACCCCGAGGGTCTTATGATAGATCCCAGCAGAGGTTTCAGTCGGGTCAGTCTAGTAGCCCCTTCCAGGCTGCTCTCCAGGCATCAGAGGGTGATCAGCACCgccatattggttttagtgcCGGTCCTAGTCGGGGCCGAGATAGTTCACAGATGGGTTCTTCTGGCCGGGGTAGCCGACCTCCAGCTCTCAGTCGACAGTTCCAGGGGTGTTATGAATGTGGGGGGTTAGATCATTGGGCCCGCGAGTGTCCCCATCGCAGGTTAGCCTTACCCGCTCCACAGGCAGCTAGGCATGCGccagcacctccagctagaggcagaggccagggacaggaccgtaggggtggtcaccagggtatacggggtggtccccgaggaggcagaTTAGGGGGCAGAGTCGATGCACAGGGTAGGGGAGTCCAGGCCCActtttatgcagctccagctagagcagatgctgagacctcggacgatgtgatcacag gtccgagcactagtagtcagcgttga